Part of the Paludisphaera borealis genome, GAAGGCGGCGATCTCGGGCGCGGGCGGCGTTTACGACGAATCCGAATCGTCGGCGACGACGCCGCTGAAGATGACTCACATCGGCCCTTCGCTGGTGCGGGCGGGGGTGGAGGTCTGGCTTAAAGGGCTGTCCCGGTTTCTCGACCCCGGCCGGCTTCAGTTCACCCGCTGCCTGGTCACGATGCCGGAATTCTTCGATCCGGAGTTCGCGGCCGAGCTGTCGATTCCCACCGAGGTCGGCGGCCGCGAGGCCGTCCGTCGGGCCGCGGCGGAAAGCGACGTCTTGATGATCTGGGGGCCGAGCGAACTGGGCGACTGGCTCGGAGACTGCCGCCCCGCCCTGACCGTCTTCGTCGCTCACGGCGAGGGGAGCTACACGCGCGGTTATCTCGACGGCTGCGGGCCCGTCGTGGATCATGTGGTGGCGGTCAGTCGGAGGGTTCAAGAGCGAGTGACCGACGGTTATCCGACCACGGTCATTCCCAACGGCGTCGATTCGTCGCATCTGGCCAGGAGCCTCTCGCGTTCGGAGTCGCGCGCACGGTTCAGCTTCGGGCCGGACGACTTCGTCGTCGGCTACGTCGGCCGGTTCTCGCCCGAGAAGCGCGCCCACCGCGTCATCGAAGCGGTCGCGAAATTGCCTCAGAATTTCAAGGCGCTCCTGGTGGGCTGGGGGCCGTTGCATCCTCAACTCCTCGATCTGGCCAACCGCCTCATTCCAGGACGGTTCGCCATGACGGTCGGGAAAGGCTGCTTCGGCGACTACTACGAGGCGATGGACGCGCTCTGCATGGTCTCCGCCGAGGAGGGCTACCCCTTGGTGGTCCTCGAAGCCATGATGTGCGGGCGTCCCGTCATCGCCACCGACGTCGGCGGCGTCCCCGATCTCCTGATCGATCGGGTCAACGGCGTCGTCGTTCCGGGCGACGTGGAGTCGATCCGCTCGGCGGTCCTGCTGCTCCAGAAGCATCCGGAATGGGCCCGCGGTCTCGCGGCCGAAGCCAAGAAGGTCGCCGACGAGCGCGGCCACGCTCGCCGGATGGCCCGCGGCTATGAAGACCTCGTCCATCGGCTCTGGCGCGAGAAGAAACAATCCGCCGTCGGCTCCCGAAACGGCCGCGAAACCAACGGAGCCCTCTCGCACGGAGTTCGATGAACCCCCGGGGCCGACGCCCAGGACGTTCCGGCGATCAGTCGAGGAGAGCCCAAGCCCGAAGGGCGGGAATCGAGGCGGCCGAGGTCATGCAGTCGTGACCTCGGCTCGTTGCGATCCGGGGGCGGGGCGCTGGGTTTATTGGTAAGCCTTAAGAATTTCTCCCGTAGGCATTCCTGGAGTTCGTCCCGGCGTGTACATTGAAGCATCCGAGTCGCGCCGAGGGTCGTCGGTGAGCGTTTGGAGAGGGCCTTCCCCGCGCTCTGTCCGCGCGGGAAGGCCGAAGGCGGATCGAGTCCACGTGCAGCCGGCAGGCGAGCGCTTCGAGAAACGAGTGACACGTCATGGTCCGCGCGCTGATCTCCTGGAGCCTGCACAATAGGCTGATCGTGATTCTGGGCACGATCTTGCTGATCGGGGTCGGGCTGCATTCCGCGCGGAATCTCAACGTGGAGGCGTACCCCGATCCGACGCCCCCGCTGGTGGAGGTGATCACCCAGAATCCGGGCGCCAGCCCCGAGGAGATGGAGCGCCTGATCGGCATCCCCTTGGAGACGGTGCTCAACGGCATGCCCGGGCTCCAGTATCTGCGGAGCATCTCCCTGGCCGGCCTCAACGACATCAAGTGCCAGTTCGAGTACGGCACCGACTACTGGCTGGCCCGCCAGGAAGTCATCAACCGCATCAGCATGATAAACGGCCTTCCGCCGGGCGTCACCCCCGGCCTGTCACCCTGGAGCCCCACCGGCGAGATCGTCCGTTACGTGCTCGAAGGCCCCGGATACACGCTCAACCAGATCAAGGCGGTGCAGGACTGGGTGCTTGAGCGGCAGTTCCGGACGGTGCCGGGAGTGATCGACGTGACCGGCTTCGGGGGGACGGTCAAGCAGTACCAGGTGCTGCTCGACGGTCAGCTCATGAAGCGATACGACGTGACCCTGCAAATGGTCACCGACGCGATCAGCCAATCGAACGCCAACGTCGGCGGCGACATCCTGCCGTTGGGGCCCCAGTCGCACAACGTCCGGGCGATCGGCTATCTCGGCGAGGGCGTTGATCCGCTCGATCCCGCCCACGCTGACCGGGCCTATGCGATCGAGGTGGAGAAGCTCGAGGATCTTCAGGACGTCGTCGTCACCACCCACAAGAACATGCCGGTCTACATCCGCCAGCTCGCCAAGGTGGTCATCGGCTATGAGCCTCGCCTGGGGGTCGTCGGCCGCGACGGCGAGAACGACGTCGTCGAAGGCATCATCCTGATGCGCAAGTACGAGAAGTCGCTGCCGACCTCCAACGCCGTTCAGGAGAAGATCGACGCGATCAACAGCGGCGGCATCCTCCCCGCGGGCATGCGGATCGTGCCGTTCAACAGGCGAACCGATCTGGTCAACGTCACGACCCACAACGTGCTGCACAACATGCTGGTGGGCATGGGGCTGGTGACGCTCATCCTGTTCGTCTTCCTGGGCGACCTGACGAGCGCGGGGATCGTGGCGCTGATTATCCCGCTGGCGATCTTGTTCTCGATCTCGGTGCTTTACATGCAGGGCAAGTCGGCCAATCTGCTGTCGATCGGCGCAGTCGACTTCGGCATCATCGTGGACAGTTCGGTCATCATCGTCGAGAACATCTATCGCCACGTGACGGCGCGCGGGGCCGACCGCAGCCGTCCCTTGATCGACCGCATCGCCGAAGCCTCGCACGAGATCGAGCGGGCGCTTTTCTTCTCGACCTTGATCATCGTCTGCGCCTTCATCCCCCTCTTTTCGATGACCGGCCCGGAGGGCGCGCTGTTCGGCCCGATGGCGAACACCTACGCCTTCGCGATCTTCGGGGCGCTCTTGCTCGCGGTGACGCTCACGCCGGTGCTCTGCTCGTTCTTCTTCCACAACAAGAAGGAAGAGAAGGACACCTTCGTCGACCGGCTGATGAAGGTCCGCTATCTGACGATGCTCAACCGGGTGCTGGATCATCGCTTCCTGGTGCTCGCGGCGATGGTCGGGCTGTTGATCTTCACGGCCACGCTCGTCCCGCGGCTCGGCGGCGAGTTCATGCCTCCGTTGGAGGAAGGGAACCTCTGGATCCGCGCCCTCCTGCCGCGGACGGTCACGCTTCAGGAAGCCGCGCGGGTGGCCCCTCGCCTCCGCTCGGTGATCGGCTCGATCCCCGAGATCCGCGGCGTGATGTCGCACGTCGGCCGCCCCGACGACGGCACCGACGTGACCAGCTATTTCAATCTCGAGTTCAACGCTCCTCTGATTCCCATGGAGCAATGGCGGACGAAGCCCGTCATGTTCCTGGGCCGCAAGATCTGGGACCGAGCGATCACGCGCGAGGAGATCCAGGAGGAGTTGGGCGAGAAGTTTCGGGAATTCCCCTCGGTCAATTTCAACTTTTCGCAGCTTATTCGCGACAACGTCGAGGAAGCGCTCTCAGGCGTCAAGGGCGCCAATTCGATCAAACTGTTCGGCAACGACCTGAACGTGCTGGAGGAAGAGGGCCAACGGATCGTCACGATCCTCAACCAGGTTCGGGGCATCGACAACGCGGGCCTCTTCCACATCATCGGTCAACCCAACCTTGAGATCCAGATCGACCGGCATGAATGCGCCCGCTACGGGATCAACGTGGCCGACGTCGAGTCGGTGGTGCAGGTCGCCGTGGGAGGGCGTGCGTTCACGCAGATGGTCGAGGGAGAGAAGCGATTCGACATCGTGCTTCGGCTCCCCAAGGACCAGCGCGACGATCCCGAGGTGATCGGACGGATCTTGGTGGACACGCCGGGGGACGACGGCAAACCGGGCGCGCGGATTCCGCTCAAGCAACTGGTCAAGATCGATCCACACAAGCCAGGCGCTTCGTACATCTATCGCGAAAACAATCGTCGTTACATACCCATCAAGTTCAGCGTCCACGGACGCGACCTGGCCTCGGCGATCGCCGAGGCCCAGCGCAGGATCAACGATCCGATCACCGGGGTGAAGCGCCCGGAGGGCTACCAGATCGAGTGGGCGGGGGAGTTCGCGCAGATGGAGCAGGCGAACAGTCGCCTGATGTTCATCGTGCCCCTGTCGATCAGTCTGATTTTGATCTTGTTGTACACGACGTTCAAGTCGGTGAAGGACGCGTTGCTGGTCATGTGCAACGTGCTCGAGGCGGCGATGGGAGGCGTGCTGGCCCTGTGGGTGACCGGAACGCCGTTCAGCATCTCGGCGGCGGTCGGGTTCATCTCGGTCTTCGGCGTGGCGGTGCAGGACGGCGTCTTGCTGATCTCGTACTTCAACCAGATGCGCGCCGCGGGCCTGCCGGTTCGCGAGGCCGTGATGCGCGGGGCCGAGCTGCGGGTTCGGCCGGTGGTGATGACCTCGCTGACGGCGGCCTTGGGCCTGCTCCCCGCCGCCCTGGCGACCTCGATCGGCTCGCAGGCCCAAAAGCCCCTGGCGATCGTCGTGGTCGGGGCCATGCTTTGCACCTTGTTCCTGACGCGTTATTTGATGCCGATCCTTTATAGTTTCTTCCCGGCCCCGGCCGGAACCGCACCCTGCGGCGAAGATCTGATTGAAGGTTCGCACTACAGCGACCGCTTCTTCCCTCACAAGCACCGCTCCGCCTCGCCGGACGGCCGCCGTGAAGCCGCCATCGATTCCGACGAGGGCGACGCGACCGACTTTGGCGCTGAAGATCACGAAGGAAGCTCGTCATGAGAATCGGCTGGAAAATCCTGGTCGTCGCGCTGGCCGCGGCGGGCCTCGCCGGCTGGCTGGCCGTCGATCACCAAAGCCGGGCGCGCGCGCTCTCGGCCTGGCATCAGCTCTCGGGATCCGCGCACCACGCCGACGAGCCGCCGCGGAAGGACTGGGTCAAATCGCCGGGCGAGGCGACGTCGACCCTGCCGCGCGGCGTGGTCGAGCTGACCGACGCCCAGGTTCAAGCGATCGGCCTGAGGACCACCACGGTCAAGACCCAGACCGAGCCGGTCATCCTCCGGCTCACCGGCGTCACCGATTACGATCCGGCCACGCTGACCTTGATCCGGTCGATGTTCGATTGCCGGATCGACAAGGTGCTCGTCGGTTTCGGCGCGGTGGTCAAGGCCGGCGACCCCCTGCTCGAAGTGTTCAGCACCGACCTGGCGCAGACCAAGAGCGACTACGAGACGGCGCGCAGCCAGTGGATCCGCGACAAGAAGGTTCTCGACTACAAGGCTCCCCTGGCAAAGAGCGAGACGATCCCCCGCAAGGAACTGATCGAGATCGAGAACGACGAGAGCAAGAGCCGGCTCCTAATGAAGCTCGCCAGGGACAAACTGCTCGTCTATGGCCTGACCGAGAAGGAAGTCGAAGACGTGGAGAACGAGGACGGCGTGCAGAAGGCCCGGCTGATCCTCCGCTCGCGGGCCGACGGCATCGTCATCAAGCGGTCGGTCGTGCCGGGCAACTACTACGACGCCAAGGACGAGCTGATGGAGATCGCGCCGCTCGACCACCTGTGGGTGCGGGGCAGCGTCAGCGAGCTCGACGCCGACAAGGTCGAGATCGGCCAGACCCTCCGGATCATCTTCCCGTACTCCGATCAGACGATCACCGACGAGGTCGAAGGCATCGACAAGGCCATCGACCCCGAGACCCGCTCGGCCAAGTTCCGGACGTCGATCCCCAATCCCGAGAAACGGTTCAAGGCGGGCATGTTCGTCCGCGTCCTCCTGGAGATCCCACCCAAACCCGGTGAGACCGTCATCCCACGCGAGTCGATGGTCTCGGTCGACCGCCTCGATTTCGTCTTCGTCCAGCAGCCGGGGCCCGGCCATCGATTCGAGCGCCGCAAGATCCTGGTCAGCAAGGAGACCAGCGACTGGGTGATCGTCGCCAGAGCGACCACGGAGCACGCCGGCTTGAAAGTCGGCGAGACGCTCGCCGTCACCGGTAGTCTGATCCTCGAGCAAATGCACGAAGATCGGCTCACCATCGAAGGCAAGAAGTCGTCCGATCGCCCCAGGGACGACGAGTCGTTCGGCAGGCCCGAAAAGTCGGTGACCATCAAGCTGCACTGATCCGAGCCGGGCCGGACCGTCGCGGCGATCGCTCCGCGGTCGCGGTTTGGCTCCAGTCGGCCGCGCGGCCGGTCGATCTAAGAAAGGCGTCGATCGTATGGATTCGATCGATCGCGAGACGCCCGCCCCGGCGATCCCGGCGGCCAAGCCGCGTCGCGCTCAGGCCGGGATACGGCCTCGCCGTGCCTGGGAAGGAGCCTGCGAGACGATGAACCCGTTCTTGGTTCGACCGAGCCCCCTGCTCTTACTCGCCGTCGTCCTGTTGGTCGCCGCCGTTCGCGCCCCGGCCCAGGGGACCTCCGACTCGGAGGGATCGGCCGCCGGCTCGTCGGTGTCGCGACTCGGCCGGGCGCCGGGCAGCGGCGGCGGCTCGCTCGGGAACTCGCCGAACACCGGCCAGATCATCGGTGGACGCCCGGGGATCTCGACGCCCAAGGGGATTCCGACTTCGGTCTCGACGCCCGAGGCGATCTCTCCGACCCTGATGCAGCAGCCGATCGCCCCGCCGGAGTCGGCGCCGATTTCGGGCGCGTCCGTGCCGCTTTTCGGCGTGATCTCCATCCCCGAGGGCGCTGAGGACGACGGGCCGGCCGACGGCGTGACTCTGGACGCCGCCATCGCGACCACCTTGAACCGAAGCCTGGATCTCCGCTCGAAATTCTTCGAGATCCCCCAAGCCAAGGCCGACACCCTCCAGGCCAGCCTCAGAGCCAACCCGGTCTTCTACGCCGACGCTCAGCTCGTCCCGTTCGGCCAGTTCAACCGGGCGGCGCCGGGGGGCCCCACGCAGTACGACGTGAACGTCACCTACCCGCTCGACGTCACCCGCAAGCGACAGGCGCGCACCCAGGTCGCCATGCGGGCCGAACGCGTCCTCGAGGCGCAATATCAGGAGGCGGTTCGACAGCGGATCGACGACGTCTACGACGCCTTCGTGTTCGGCGTCCTCGCCGCGCGTCAGACGGTCCGCTACGCTCAGTCGAGCGTCAAGGGGCTGCAAGACCTGACCGCGAGGACCGAGCAGCTCCACCAGAAAGGCGGGGTCTCGCTCGGCGATCTGAATCGGATCAAGAACCAGTACCGCACCGCCCGGCTCGGATTGATCGACGCCCAGGCGTCGTATCGCAAGGCCAAGCTGGAGATGGGTTCGCTCATGAACCTCACCCGGCCCGAGATCGAGGCGATGAGCGTTCGGGGGACGATCCAGGACGATGCGCCCCCGCCGCCGCCGGTGGAGGAGATGGTCAAGATCGCCTTGGCCGAGCGTCCCGACATCGTCTCGTTCCGTCTGGGACTTCACCGGGCCGAAGCCGACGTCCGACTCGCCCGCGCCAACCGCTTGAACGACGTCTTCGTCCTGGCCCAGCCTTTCACGTATCAGGACAACACGCCCTACGGCCTCAAGAGCGCGTACTCCTGGGCGCTCGGCGTCACCGTCCCCTTGCCCGTCTACAATCGCAATCAGGGGGGCATCCAGCGCGCGGTGCTGAACGTCGATCAGACCAAGACCGAGATCGCCGAGCTTGAGCGGCAGATCGCCATCGACGTCGAGAAGGCCGCCCAGGAGTACGCCGTCACCCGCCAGGAGGTCGACGAGCTGAAGTCCGAGGTCATCCCGGCCGCCCGCCAGGTGCAGCAGGAGGCCTACCGGCTCTACCTGTCGGGCGAGACCAGTATCGTCAACTATATCAACGCACAGCTTGATTTCAACCAAGTGGCCAAGCAATACCTCGACACCGCGATCCGCCACCGCCGCAGCATGCTGGATTTGAACACCGTCACGGGCAAACGGATCATGCCCTGAGTGGGATTCGGCCGAAGATCGGTTCGGAGATTCCCGAGACTCTGTGGGAGGGACTGATGTCGCGTCGAAGATCCCGAAGCTGGAAGCCGGTCGTCGAGGCCGTCGAAGAGCGCCAGCTCCTCTCCCTGGTGACCAACATCATGATGAGCAACCACCAGAGCTTCATGAACTCGGTCAAGGCTCGCTCCATGCTGGGCGATTCCTCGTCCGCCGCCGCCTCCGCGGCCTCGACGAGCGGACAAAAAGGTTTCGCCCCCTCGCAGTCGTCGATCGCCCTGCCCGAGAATCAAGGGCCTCAGGGGATCAACCTGATGCTCTCTCCGAGGGGCGCGATGACCCCGCTCCAGTACAAGAAATCGCTCTACACGGCGAAGTTCGTCGGCAATTACACGATCGGCCCCGGCCGGTTCGACAGCGAGGCCCTCCAGGTGGCCATCCAGGGCGTCGGCAGCACCACCAACATCCTCCACGCCGACATCCAGCTCGGCCTGATCGTGGCCAAAGACCCGAGCATCCAGAACAGCGGCGCCAGCGTGATCTTCGACCGCAACATCAACTCGAACAGCTCGCTCGGCTTCAACCTGGCGTCGCCCAGCAGCGACGTCGACGACCACGGCAGACCCAATCGCTTCGTGAGCGTCTCGCTCGACACCAACACCAGCGCGGGGAACTTCGTCGAGGGCTACTCTCAGGGGGTCCTTGAGATCAAGTACAAGCCCAACGGCAAACGCACGCGCGGCGTGCTCGAACAGGGGACGGCCGTCGTCACCTTCAAGGGACAGGTCTACGCGCCCAACATCGCGTTCATCCTCCGCAACGCCAATATCAATCCGTAAACTCCGCGACCGGCCGGGGCGCGGTACGACCGACACCCGCCCCGTCCTGGCGTGGTCCCTCCGCGACAGGCTAGAATGGACGTGTTGGACGCGGCGCTCGACCGTTCAGCACGACACCACGGACGCCTACTCATGATTCGCAGCCAGGGACGCCATGTCTGGATCGCCGCACTCGGGTTGATCCTGGGAACGCCGCATTCGGGATTCGCCGAACCCCCAAGGGCCGGGCGGATCGAGGCGAACGCCCTGGAGCCGCTCCCCCTGGGGCGGATCAAGCCGACCGGCTGGCTGAAGCGTCAATTGGAAATCCAGGCGGCCGGTCTGGGCGGCTGCCTCGACGAGTTCTGGCCCGACATCAAGTCGAGCGCCTGGATCGGCGGCAAGGCCGAAGGCTGGGAGCGCGTACCGTACTGGCTTGACGGCCTCGTGCCGTTGGCTTACCTCAACGACGAGCCGGCGCTCAAGGCCAAGGTCAAGCGGTTCGTCGACACCATCCTCGAACACCAGCAGCCCGACGGCTGGCTCGGACCGATCGGCGACGCGGCGGGCCACCAGCCTTACGATCCCTGGCCCCTGTTCCCTCTCTTCAAGGCGTTCCTCCAGTACGAGCAGGCCACGGCCGACCCTCGCGTGATTCCCGCGCTGCTGAGGTGCGCCCGCAAGCTCGACAAGGTTCTCGATCAGACGCCGCTGTCGAACTGGGGTAAGATGCGCGCGGCCGATCTCTCGACGGCCCTCTACGCGCTGCACGACCGCGTCCGCGAGCCCTGGCTGATCGACCTGGCGCGGAAAGCCTTCGCG contains:
- a CDS encoding glycosyltransferase; protein product: MKYDEDHDLSSIDDPSSTTGASPPAGFPSRLSTAELRRSLEAGWPHPEATSAASPVVHLSGAAPAGAHVAFGASPVVHLSGAAPAGAHVAFGASPSVHLSGSAPTGAHVSYSGSPAVHLSGAAPIVGSHQVGAVSGGVPSWQGFQVGGVSKAAISGAGGVYDESESSATTPLKMTHIGPSLVRAGVEVWLKGLSRFLDPGRLQFTRCLVTMPEFFDPEFAAELSIPTEVGGREAVRRAAAESDVLMIWGPSELGDWLGDCRPALTVFVAHGEGSYTRGYLDGCGPVVDHVVAVSRRVQERVTDGYPTTVIPNGVDSSHLARSLSRSESRARFSFGPDDFVVGYVGRFSPEKRAHRVIEAVAKLPQNFKALLVGWGPLHPQLLDLANRLIPGRFAMTVGKGCFGDYYEAMDALCMVSAEEGYPLVVLEAMMCGRPVIATDVGGVPDLLIDRVNGVVVPGDVESIRSAVLLLQKHPEWARGLAAEAKKVADERGHARRMARGYEDLVHRLWREKKQSAVGSRNGRETNGALSHGVR
- a CDS encoding efflux RND transporter permease subunit; protein product: MVRALISWSLHNRLIVILGTILLIGVGLHSARNLNVEAYPDPTPPLVEVITQNPGASPEEMERLIGIPLETVLNGMPGLQYLRSISLAGLNDIKCQFEYGTDYWLARQEVINRISMINGLPPGVTPGLSPWSPTGEIVRYVLEGPGYTLNQIKAVQDWVLERQFRTVPGVIDVTGFGGTVKQYQVLLDGQLMKRYDVTLQMVTDAISQSNANVGGDILPLGPQSHNVRAIGYLGEGVDPLDPAHADRAYAIEVEKLEDLQDVVVTTHKNMPVYIRQLAKVVIGYEPRLGVVGRDGENDVVEGIILMRKYEKSLPTSNAVQEKIDAINSGGILPAGMRIVPFNRRTDLVNVTTHNVLHNMLVGMGLVTLILFVFLGDLTSAGIVALIIPLAILFSISVLYMQGKSANLLSIGAVDFGIIVDSSVIIVENIYRHVTARGADRSRPLIDRIAEASHEIERALFFSTLIIVCAFIPLFSMTGPEGALFGPMANTYAFAIFGALLLAVTLTPVLCSFFFHNKKEEKDTFVDRLMKVRYLTMLNRVLDHRFLVLAAMVGLLIFTATLVPRLGGEFMPPLEEGNLWIRALLPRTVTLQEAARVAPRLRSVIGSIPEIRGVMSHVGRPDDGTDVTSYFNLEFNAPLIPMEQWRTKPVMFLGRKIWDRAITREEIQEELGEKFREFPSVNFNFSQLIRDNVEEALSGVKGANSIKLFGNDLNVLEEEGQRIVTILNQVRGIDNAGLFHIIGQPNLEIQIDRHECARYGINVADVESVVQVAVGGRAFTQMVEGEKRFDIVLRLPKDQRDDPEVIGRILVDTPGDDGKPGARIPLKQLVKIDPHKPGASYIYRENNRRYIPIKFSVHGRDLASAIAEAQRRINDPITGVKRPEGYQIEWAGEFAQMEQANSRLMFIVPLSISLILILLYTTFKSVKDALLVMCNVLEAAMGGVLALWVTGTPFSISAAVGFISVFGVAVQDGVLLISYFNQMRAAGLPVREAVMRGAELRVRPVVMTSLTAALGLLPAALATSIGSQAQKPLAIVVVGAMLCTLFLTRYLMPILYSFFPAPAGTAPCGEDLIEGSHYSDRFFPHKHRSASPDGRREAAIDSDEGDATDFGAEDHEGSSS
- a CDS encoding efflux RND transporter periplasmic adaptor subunit — translated: MRIGWKILVVALAAAGLAGWLAVDHQSRARALSAWHQLSGSAHHADEPPRKDWVKSPGEATSTLPRGVVELTDAQVQAIGLRTTTVKTQTEPVILRLTGVTDYDPATLTLIRSMFDCRIDKVLVGFGAVVKAGDPLLEVFSTDLAQTKSDYETARSQWIRDKKVLDYKAPLAKSETIPRKELIEIENDESKSRLLMKLARDKLLVYGLTEKEVEDVENEDGVQKARLILRSRADGIVIKRSVVPGNYYDAKDELMEIAPLDHLWVRGSVSELDADKVEIGQTLRIIFPYSDQTITDEVEGIDKAIDPETRSAKFRTSIPNPEKRFKAGMFVRVLLEIPPKPGETVIPRESMVSVDRLDFVFVQQPGPGHRFERRKILVSKETSDWVIVARATTEHAGLKVGETLAVTGSLILEQMHEDRLTIEGKKSSDRPRDDESFGRPEKSVTIKLH
- a CDS encoding TolC family protein, with the translated sequence MNPFLVRPSPLLLLAVVLLVAAVRAPAQGTSDSEGSAAGSSVSRLGRAPGSGGGSLGNSPNTGQIIGGRPGISTPKGIPTSVSTPEAISPTLMQQPIAPPESAPISGASVPLFGVISIPEGAEDDGPADGVTLDAAIATTLNRSLDLRSKFFEIPQAKADTLQASLRANPVFYADAQLVPFGQFNRAAPGGPTQYDVNVTYPLDVTRKRQARTQVAMRAERVLEAQYQEAVRQRIDDVYDAFVFGVLAARQTVRYAQSSVKGLQDLTARTEQLHQKGGVSLGDLNRIKNQYRTARLGLIDAQASYRKAKLEMGSLMNLTRPEIEAMSVRGTIQDDAPPPPPVEEMVKIALAERPDIVSFRLGLHRAEADVRLARANRLNDVFVLAQPFTYQDNTPYGLKSAYSWALGVTVPLPVYNRNQGGIQRAVLNVDQTKTEIAELERQIAIDVEKAAQEYAVTRQEVDELKSEVIPAARQVQQEAYRLYLSGETSIVNYINAQLDFNQVAKQYLDTAIRHRRSMLDLNTVTGKRIMP